Proteins from one Scleropages formosus chromosome 14, fSclFor1.1, whole genome shotgun sequence genomic window:
- the LOC108920529 gene encoding norrin-like — MKNSSRPLGRPGIVLLLVSCPLLVMLQSAPSTAQSGHLGENDPDRCMRHHFVETITHPIYKCSSKMALLARCEGHCGRSSRSEPLISFSSVLKQPFQSSCACCRPHSSKLKAVRLRCSGGLRITATYRYILSCSCEECS, encoded by the exons ATGAAAAACTCGAGCCGGCCCTTGGGTCGGCCTGGAATTGTGCTGTTGCTGGTGAGCTGCCCCCTCCTGGTCATGTTGCAGAGCGCACCCAGCACAGCTCAGAGCGGCCACCTTGGCGAGAACGACCCAGACAGGTGCATGAGGCATCACTTCGTGGAGACCATCACCCACCCCATCTACAAGTGCAGCTCCAAG ATGGCGCTGCTGGCGCGATGCGAGGGCCACTGCGGCCGCAGCTCCCGCTCCGAGCCCCTCATCTCCTTCAGCTCCGTGCTGAAGCAGCCCTTCCAGAGCTCCTGCGCCTGCTGCCGCCCCCACTCCTCCAAGCTGAAAGCCGTGCGTCTCCGTTGCTCCGGCGGCCTGCGCATCACTGCCACCTACCGCTATATCCTATCGTGCAGCTGCGAGGAGTGCAGCTGA